One genomic segment of Natrialbaceae archaeon AArc-T1-2 includes these proteins:
- a CDS encoding DoxX family membrane protein, whose translation MSGPKSTIAQHEVSNFETSASSWIAATRVLVGLLLLYELAFGGWWKLNSDWIGFSAGGPLADRAARAVSDGTYVWYAAVLEAVVIPHAWFWSNLALLLQLSFGVALLVGFWTRPAAIVGLLYFLPVFNMGTIRTSPTFGVAIAFLLVANAGYHYGLDGWISRQSGAWARRSDRIASVGSIPRSWYPPIAAIASLVGLYYLLTIPERGYTFADGLALVGVELALLSAIVAGGFVLAYRGGDPTAIAADGLRVFIGYRLLHEVFVRVEPGVNTLPGWAPLELQEAVFTDIAAAHVTPVAAVIETVVLPALPVWVGVFAAVQTAAGIALFVGYRTRLFGSVAVGYLTVLIALGLVRLAPLLLMSAVAAAALGGRHASLDAVSGRSQAPASVTLSQQMAGSVPTWHALGLVAVVLVASGLVLGVEPSGYGATTGPISLVMVGFAVITLAVGLRELEDSGPASSLDD comes from the coding sequence ATGTCGGGACCGAAATCGACGATAGCACAGCACGAGGTGTCAAATTTCGAAACAAGCGCGAGCTCGTGGATCGCGGCGACGCGAGTCCTCGTCGGACTCCTGTTGCTCTATGAGTTGGCGTTCGGCGGCTGGTGGAAGTTAAACAGTGACTGGATCGGATTCAGCGCAGGCGGACCGCTTGCCGACCGGGCAGCGCGTGCGGTCTCCGATGGGACCTACGTCTGGTACGCGGCCGTTCTCGAGGCGGTCGTGATTCCACACGCCTGGTTCTGGAGCAATCTGGCGCTGTTGCTCCAGCTGTCGTTCGGGGTCGCACTCTTGGTTGGATTCTGGACGCGTCCGGCAGCGATCGTCGGTCTGTTGTACTTCCTGCCGGTATTCAACATGGGGACGATCCGGACCTCGCCCACCTTCGGGGTGGCGATTGCCTTCCTGCTCGTCGCCAACGCGGGCTATCACTACGGGCTCGACGGCTGGATTAGCCGACAGTCGGGCGCGTGGGCGCGACGGTCCGATCGAATCGCCTCGGTCGGCTCGATCCCCCGGTCGTGGTACCCACCGATCGCTGCCATTGCGTCTCTCGTCGGGCTCTACTATCTGCTGACGATTCCCGAGCGGGGCTATACGTTTGCCGACGGGCTGGCACTCGTCGGCGTCGAACTGGCGCTGCTGAGTGCGATCGTCGCCGGTGGCTTCGTGCTCGCGTACCGCGGGGGCGACCCGACGGCGATCGCCGCGGACGGGCTGCGGGTCTTTATCGGCTACCGGCTGCTTCACGAGGTGTTCGTCCGCGTCGAGCCCGGCGTCAATACGCTGCCCGGCTGGGCCCCCCTCGAGCTTCAGGAGGCGGTGTTCACCGATATCGCAGCCGCCCACGTCACGCCCGTCGCGGCGGTTATCGAGACCGTCGTTCTCCCGGCCCTGCCCGTCTGGGTGGGCGTCTTCGCGGCCGTCCAGACGGCGGCCGGTATCGCGCTGTTCGTCGGCTACCGGACGCGTCTGTTCGGATCGGTCGCGGTCGGCTACCTGACCGTGTTGATCGCGCTCGGACTCGTGCGGTTGGCTCCGCTGTTACTGATGAGTGCGGTCGCTGCGGCTGCCCTCGGCGGCCGCCACGCGAGCCTCGATGCGGTCAGCGGACGGTCACAGGCTCCCGCGTCGGTCACGCTTTCCCAACAGATGGCAGGCTCGGTCCCGACGTGGCACGCACTCGGACTCGTGGCGGTCGTGCTCGTCGCGAGCGGACTCGTCCTCGGCGTCGAGCCGAGCGGATACGGCGCGACGACCGGACCGATCAGCCTGGTCATGGTCGGGTTTGCAGTCATCACGCTCGCCGTTGGACTCCGCGAACTCGAGGATTCGGGGCCAGCGTCCTCCCTCGACGACTAA
- a CDS encoding PhzF family phenazine biosynthesis protein has product METIRVLQVDAFTDEPLSGNPAGVVPDADDLTDDQMGAIARELAVSETAFLRSSDAADRRVRYFTPNQEIDRCGHATIGALAHLHAEGDLEAGTTTLETNVGIVEIEIEDDGTVWMTQNRPTIREVDVGYDRVAEAVGVEQAALEGASADLPLAVSSTGLPFLMVPVTYLADVGNAEPDPAAIETLSETVDATGLYLFTFDTLEADSTLHGRMFAPGVGVPEDPVTGTASGAVGAYLTRYGALEGEGQDGADANESATELRLEQGHYLDRPGTVRVRVGGEVSVGGRGVIVLDGRLIVPAAEDEAILEA; this is encoded by the coding sequence ATGGAGACGATCCGGGTCCTGCAGGTCGACGCCTTCACCGACGAGCCGCTCTCGGGCAACCCCGCCGGCGTAGTGCCCGACGCCGACGACCTCACCGACGACCAGATGGGCGCGATCGCCCGCGAACTGGCCGTCAGCGAGACCGCCTTCCTGCGCTCGAGCGACGCGGCAGACCGCCGGGTTCGGTACTTTACGCCGAACCAGGAGATCGACCGCTGTGGACACGCGACGATCGGCGCGCTCGCCCACCTCCACGCGGAAGGCGATCTCGAGGCCGGCACCACGACGCTCGAGACGAACGTGGGAATCGTAGAGATCGAGATCGAAGACGACGGCACGGTCTGGATGACGCAGAATCGGCCGACGATCCGCGAGGTCGACGTCGGCTACGACCGGGTCGCCGAGGCCGTCGGCGTCGAGCAGGCGGCACTCGAGGGAGCCAGCGCGGATCTGCCGCTTGCAGTATCCTCGACCGGCCTCCCGTTTCTGATGGTTCCCGTCACGTACCTCGCCGACGTCGGCAACGCCGAGCCGGATCCGGCCGCGATCGAAACCCTCTCTGAAACCGTCGACGCGACCGGGCTCTATCTCTTTACGTTCGACACGCTCGAGGCCGACTCGACCCTTCACGGGCGGATGTTCGCGCCCGGTGTGGGTGTGCCAGAAGATCCGGTCACGGGGACGGCAAGCGGTGCCGTCGGCGCGTATCTGACCCGTTATGGCGCACTCGAGGGCGAGGGTCAGGACGGTGCCGACGCGAACGAGTCGGCCACCGAACTGCGACTCGAGCAGGGTCACTACCTCGACCGGCCGGGAACCGTCCGAGTGCGAGTCGGCGGCGAGGTCAGCGTCGGCGGCCGCGGCGTTATCGTCCTCGACGGACGACTGATCGTGCCGGCCGCCGAAGACGAAGCCATTCTCGAAGCGTGA
- a CDS encoding DUF5799 family protein — MSDTSWTDTIVGERMAVDQEFSSRVRNSRFSNQEWSLIMTATEFEIEHPDDPDQARIVANTEKVEQILPELENVRQQTGAMGGTAEGPDRSSGGGVVDTIKGALGMGEDDEDAYEAEREAAETLTQEYADELQSHLESKGRWETVREAATE, encoded by the coding sequence ATGAGCGATACCTCCTGGACCGATACGATCGTCGGCGAACGGATGGCCGTCGATCAGGAGTTTTCCTCGCGGGTCAGAAACTCTCGCTTCTCGAATCAGGAGTGGAGCCTCATCATGACCGCGACGGAGTTCGAGATCGAACACCCTGACGACCCCGACCAGGCACGCATCGTCGCCAACACCGAGAAGGTAGAACAGATTCTGCCGGAACTCGAGAACGTACGACAACAGACCGGCGCGATGGGAGGGACGGCCGAGGGGCCGGATCGCTCGAGCGGCGGTGGCGTCGTCGATACGATAAAGGGCGCACTGGGGATGGGCGAGGACGACGAGGACGCCTACGAGGCCGAACGCGAGGCCGCCGAAACGCTCACGCAGGAGTACGCCGACGAACTCCAGTCACACCTCGAGTCGAAGGGACGCTGGGAGACGGTCCGCGAGGCCGCTACCGAGTGA
- a CDS encoding 50S ribosomal protein L21e, producing MPKSNGPRQGTRNKLANDPRERGTSPPQRAIQEYEEGQNVHLTIDPSIPDGRFHPRFDGMTGEVVGRQGDAFKVQINDGGKDKTLIVTAAHLRAQE from the coding sequence ATGCCGAAGTCTAATGGACCTCGTCAGGGAACCCGGAACAAACTCGCGAACGATCCTCGAGAGCGTGGCACGTCCCCGCCACAGCGTGCGATCCAGGAGTACGAGGAGGGACAGAACGTCCACCTCACGATCGACCCGAGCATCCCCGACGGCCGCTTTCACCCCCGATTCGACGGGATGACGGGTGAAGTCGTCGGTCGACAGGGTGACGCGTTTAAAGTGCAGATCAACGACGGCGGCAAGGACAAGACCCTGATCGTCACCGCGGCTCACCTGCGCGCTCAGGAATGA
- a CDS encoding YgaP-like transmembrane domain, translating to METNVCSIDRTVRLALGVVLIAAGVAAVAGVLEFGVTAGAVALVAGVVLVGTGAIQLCPIYQLVGINPCDRG from the coding sequence ATGGAAACGAACGTGTGTTCGATCGACCGTACGGTCCGACTCGCACTCGGCGTGGTACTGATAGCGGCCGGGGTCGCCGCCGTCGCCGGCGTCCTCGAGTTCGGCGTCACCGCCGGAGCAGTGGCACTGGTCGCCGGCGTCGTCCTGGTCGGAACCGGGGCGATACAGCTGTGTCCCATCTACCAGCTCGTCGGCATCAACCCGTGTGACAGGGGGTAG
- a CDS encoding enoyl-CoA hydratase-related protein, with protein sequence MTRETVDLEWTDDVATVTIDRPDRLNALNRETLSDLEDVLEETDEARAVVVTGAGDDAFVAGADIGYMQDLSTPEAQEYAELGHRVFDAITTHDAPVIAAVNGYAFGGGCELALASDLRIASENAVLGQTEIDLGIVPGWGGTQRLPRIASDSTARRMVFLGERLGAEEALEEGVVDDVVSQDELDEVVAEMAAEVAAKPTAAMTAAKEALNQAHETSQEAGLAFERRLWSGLFGTHDQREGMAAFVEDREPEFE encoded by the coding sequence ATGACACGAGAGACCGTCGACCTCGAGTGGACAGACGACGTCGCAACCGTTACGATCGACCGGCCGGACCGGTTGAACGCGTTGAATCGCGAGACGCTTTCGGATCTCGAGGACGTACTCGAAGAGACAGATGAGGCACGGGCAGTCGTCGTCACCGGTGCCGGCGACGACGCCTTCGTCGCGGGCGCAGACATCGGCTACATGCAGGATCTCTCGACCCCCGAGGCCCAGGAGTACGCCGAACTCGGCCATCGGGTGTTCGACGCGATCACGACCCACGACGCGCCGGTGATCGCCGCCGTCAACGGCTACGCCTTCGGCGGCGGCTGTGAACTCGCGCTCGCGAGCGATCTCCGCATCGCAAGCGAGAACGCCGTCCTCGGCCAGACCGAGATCGATCTGGGCATCGTTCCCGGCTGGGGTGGCACACAGCGACTCCCCCGGATCGCCAGCGACTCGACGGCCCGGCGGATGGTGTTCCTGGGTGAACGACTCGGCGCCGAAGAGGCCCTCGAGGAGGGGGTCGTCGACGACGTCGTTTCCCAGGACGAACTCGACGAGGTCGTCGCCGAGATGGCAGCCGAGGTTGCGGCCAAACCCACCGCCGCCATGACGGCAGCCAAGGAGGCGCTGAACCAGGCCCACGAGACGTCCCAGGAGGCGGGCCTCGCGTTCGAGCGTCGTCTCTGGAGCGGTCTCTTCGGCACTCACGACCAGCGTGAGGGAATGGCCGCCTTCGTCGAGGATCGGGAGCCGGAGTTCGAGTAA
- a CDS encoding DNA topoisomerase I has protein sequence MELIITEKDNAARRIADILSGDTYDSSRENGVNVYEWGGKRCVGLSGHVVGVDFPPEYEDWRDVEPVELVDAEIEKTPTKEEIVATLRILARRAETVTIATDYDREGELIGKEAYEIVRDVNEDVPIRRVRFSSITENEVTSAFDEPDDLDFDLAEAGEARQIIDLIWGAALTRFLSLSAGQLGEDFISVGRVQSPTLKLIVDREREIEAFDPEDYWELYAGLAKDDDRFDAQYFYRDEDDNEAERVWAEATAEDVYETLSSAAEATVVDVTRRTRTDRPPTPFNTTQFIRAAGAIGFSAQRAMSIAEELYTAGYITYPRTDNTVYPDDLDPEELLAAFTAHRTFDDDAESLLAAEEITPTEGDEETTDHPPIHPTGEIPVRGTDVDDDEWQIYELVVRRFFATVADPATWHHLKVVAEVEDCRLKANGKRLVEPGYHDVYPYFSTTENYVPDLKDGEAVAIEDVDLEDKQTQPPRRYGQSRLIETMEDIGLGTKSTRHNTLQKLYDRGYIEDDPPRPTKLAMAVVEAAEEYADRVVSEEMTAQLEADMDAIASGEASLEDVTDDSRAMLEEIFADLVDSREEIGDLLRKSLKADKRLGPCPECSEDLLVRRSRHGSYFVGCDGYPDCEFTLPLPSTGKPLILEEQCDEHDLHHVKMLAGRQTFVHGCPLCKAEEAGEGPVLGDCPECGSEEGATSETSRGEDGETVGAGGELAIKTLQSGSRLVGCTRYPDCEYSLPLPRRGEIEVTDEHCEEHELPELVVHNGDDPWELGCPICNYREFQARENESGTDLESLDGIGAKTAEKLEAAGIENIDDLTDADPESVAEDVDGISADRVRNWQAKA, from the coding sequence GTGGAGCTAATTATCACCGAGAAGGACAACGCTGCACGCCGGATCGCCGACATCTTGAGTGGCGACACGTACGACTCGAGTCGCGAGAACGGCGTCAACGTCTACGAGTGGGGCGGCAAGCGCTGTGTCGGGCTGTCGGGTCACGTCGTCGGCGTCGACTTCCCGCCGGAGTACGAAGACTGGCGCGACGTCGAGCCGGTCGAACTCGTCGACGCCGAGATCGAGAAGACGCCCACCAAAGAGGAGATCGTCGCGACGCTGCGGATCCTCGCCCGGAGAGCCGAGACCGTGACGATCGCGACCGACTACGACCGCGAGGGCGAACTCATCGGCAAGGAAGCATACGAGATCGTCCGGGACGTCAACGAGGACGTCCCCATCCGACGAGTCCGGTTCTCCTCGATCACCGAAAACGAGGTCACGAGCGCGTTCGACGAACCCGACGACCTCGACTTCGACCTCGCGGAAGCCGGCGAGGCACGCCAGATCATCGACCTGATCTGGGGGGCCGCGCTCACCCGTTTTCTCTCGCTGTCTGCGGGCCAGCTCGGCGAGGACTTCATCTCGGTCGGCCGGGTCCAGTCGCCGACGCTGAAACTGATCGTCGACCGGGAACGCGAGATCGAGGCGTTCGATCCCGAGGACTACTGGGAGCTGTACGCCGGACTCGCGAAAGACGACGACCGGTTCGACGCCCAGTACTTCTACCGCGACGAGGACGACAACGAGGCCGAACGCGTCTGGGCGGAGGCGACCGCCGAGGACGTCTACGAGACGCTTTCGTCGGCCGCCGAGGCCACCGTCGTCGACGTCACCCGCCGGACCCGCACCGACCGGCCGCCGACGCCGTTTAACACCACCCAGTTCATCCGCGCGGCCGGCGCGATCGGCTTCTCGGCCCAGCGGGCGATGTCCATCGCCGAGGAGCTGTACACCGCCGGCTACATCACCTACCCCCGCACCGACAACACCGTCTACCCCGACGACCTCGATCCCGAGGAACTGCTCGCGGCGTTTACTGCCCACCGCACCTTCGACGACGACGCCGAGTCCCTGCTCGCAGCCGAGGAGATCACCCCCACCGAGGGCGACGAGGAGACGACCGACCACCCGCCGATCCACCCCACGGGCGAGATCCCGGTCCGTGGCACCGACGTCGACGACGACGAGTGGCAGATCTACGAACTCGTCGTCCGGCGCTTCTTCGCGACCGTCGCCGACCCCGCGACGTGGCACCACCTCAAGGTCGTCGCCGAGGTCGAGGACTGCCGGCTCAAGGCAAACGGCAAACGCCTCGTCGAGCCCGGCTACCACGACGTCTACCCCTACTTCAGCACGACCGAGAACTACGTGCCCGACCTCAAGGACGGCGAGGCCGTCGCGATCGAGGACGTCGACCTCGAGGACAAACAGACCCAGCCGCCCCGCCGGTACGGCCAGTCACGACTTATTGAAACTATGGAGGATATTGGGCTGGGAACAAAGTCGACTAGACACAATACGTTGCAAAAACTGTACGATCGTGGCTATATCGAAGACGATCCACCACGACCAACCAAACTCGCGATGGCCGTCGTCGAGGCCGCCGAGGAGTACGCCGACCGGGTCGTCAGCGAGGAGATGACCGCCCAGCTCGAGGCCGACATGGACGCCATCGCCTCCGGCGAGGCGAGTCTCGAGGACGTCACCGACGACTCCCGGGCGATGCTCGAGGAGATCTTCGCCGACCTCGTCGATTCCCGCGAGGAGATCGGCGACCTGCTCCGGAAGTCGCTCAAGGCCGACAAGCGGCTGGGTCCCTGTCCGGAGTGTAGCGAGGACCTGCTCGTCCGGCGCAGCCGCCACGGCTCGTACTTCGTCGGCTGTGACGGCTATCCCGACTGCGAGTTTACCCTCCCGCTGCCCTCGACGGGCAAGCCGCTGATTCTCGAGGAGCAATGCGACGAGCACGACCTCCATCACGTCAAGATGCTCGCCGGCCGACAGACGTTCGTCCACGGCTGTCCGCTCTGTAAGGCCGAGGAAGCCGGCGAGGGGCCGGTTCTCGGGGACTGTCCCGAATGCGGTTCAGAAGAGGGCGCGACGTCGGAGACGTCGCGAGGCGAAGACGGTGAAACCGTCGGAGCAGGCGGAGAGCTCGCTATCAAGACACTCCAGAGCGGCTCCCGACTCGTCGGCTGTACGCGCTACCCCGACTGCGAGTACTCGCTGCCGCTTCCCCGTCGCGGCGAGATCGAGGTCACCGACGAGCACTGTGAGGAACACGAGCTACCCGAACTCGTCGTCCACAACGGCGACGACCCCTGGGAACTGGGCTGTCCGATCTGTAACTATCGGGAGTTTCAGGCCCGCGAGAACGAGTCCGGCACCGATCTCGAGAGCCTCGACGGTATCGGCGCGAAGACGGCCGAAAAGCTCGAGGCGGCCGGCATCGAGAACATCGACGACCTGACCGACGCCGACCCCGAAAGCGTCGCCGAGGACGTCGACGGGATCAGTGCGGACCGGGTTCGAAACTGGCAGGCGAAGGCGTGA
- a CDS encoding class I SAM-dependent methyltransferase, whose protein sequence is MTDDRERWNEKYSSDDQFELPEDPIPELERRIDTLPDGRALDVATGTGRNAICLATQGYDVEAVDVSDEALERARRWADERDADVEWIRADLTDPDSGFDLEADAYDLITVSFFAALDLLPDLKEALAPGGVLVYEHHLRSSEPVEIGPSSDRHRYRSNDLLRACLDLTILTYEERRCAVNDGTAAVMTLVARNSSGGAQSYPDLSRERT, encoded by the coding sequence GTGACCGACGACCGCGAACGCTGGAACGAGAAGTACAGCAGCGACGACCAGTTCGAGCTCCCCGAGGATCCGATTCCCGAACTCGAGCGTCGGATCGACACGCTTCCCGACGGTCGCGCCTTAGACGTCGCGACCGGCACCGGGCGCAACGCGATCTGCCTCGCTACACAGGGGTACGACGTCGAGGCCGTCGACGTCTCCGACGAGGCCCTCGAGCGGGCCCGGCGCTGGGCCGACGAGCGCGACGCCGACGTCGAGTGGATTCGGGCCGACCTCACCGACCCCGACTCCGGGTTCGACCTCGAGGCCGACGCCTACGACCTGATCACCGTGAGCTTCTTCGCCGCGCTCGATCTCTTGCCGGACCTCAAGGAGGCGCTCGCGCCGGGTGGCGTGTTGGTCTACGAACACCACCTCCGCTCGAGCGAGCCGGTCGAGATCGGCCCCTCGAGCGACCGACATCGGTATCGCTCGAACGACCTGCTACGGGCGTGTCTGGATCTGACGATCCTCACCTACGAGGAGCGCCGTTGTGCGGTCAACGACGGCACCGCCGCCGTGATGACGCTGGTCGCGCGCAACTCGAGTGGCGGAGCCCAGTCGTATCCCGACCTGTCCCGAGAGAGAACGTAA
- the mfnA gene encoding tyrosine decarboxylase MfnA: MQAEPQAFDRVLSSMCTDPHPAAREAAERFLATNPGDPGSYPTVADLEDEVIDRLGEIAGLADPHGYVASGGTEANIQAVRISRNRAETETPNVVMSESGHFSFRKAANLLGVELRVVPVDDDRRIDLAAAQEAVDEETALVVGVAGSTEYGRVDPIPALGGVAEDVGALFHVDAAWGGFVLPFTDHEWHFSHAAVDTLTIDPHKMGQAAVPAGGLLVRDDDLLDELAVDTPYLESTSQATLTGTRSGAGVASAVAAIDELWPDGYHAQYERSQENAEWLARELRNRSYPVVEPELPIVAASVPGSLFEALRMDGWRISRTGANELRIVCMPHVTREILETFLADFDRLESRLPASVPGDD; encoded by the coding sequence ATGCAGGCCGAGCCGCAGGCGTTCGACCGGGTGCTCTCTTCGATGTGTACCGACCCACACCCGGCGGCGCGCGAGGCGGCCGAACGGTTTCTCGCGACGAACCCTGGCGATCCCGGCTCCTATCCGACCGTCGCGGACCTCGAGGATGAGGTCATCGACCGACTCGGCGAGATCGCTGGCCTCGCCGATCCCCACGGCTACGTCGCGAGTGGCGGCACGGAAGCGAACATCCAGGCCGTCCGGATCTCCCGCAACCGCGCCGAGACGGAGACGCCGAACGTCGTCATGTCCGAATCGGGTCATTTCAGTTTCCGGAAGGCGGCGAACCTGCTGGGCGTCGAGTTGCGCGTCGTCCCCGTCGACGACGACCGCCGGATCGATCTCGCAGCGGCCCAAGAGGCCGTCGACGAGGAGACGGCACTCGTCGTCGGCGTCGCGGGTTCGACCGAGTACGGCCGCGTCGATCCGATCCCCGCCCTCGGGGGAGTCGCCGAAGACGTCGGCGCGCTCTTTCACGTCGACGCCGCCTGGGGCGGGTTCGTCCTGCCGTTTACCGACCACGAGTGGCACTTCTCACACGCCGCCGTCGACACGCTGACGATCGATCCCCACAAAATGGGCCAGGCTGCGGTTCCCGCGGGCGGGTTGCTCGTCCGCGACGACGACCTGCTCGACGAACTCGCCGTCGACACACCCTACCTCGAGTCGACCTCGCAGGCGACGCTCACCGGCACCCGATCGGGCGCGGGCGTCGCGAGTGCGGTCGCGGCGATCGACGAGCTGTGGCCCGATGGCTACCACGCCCAGTACGAACGCTCACAGGAAAATGCCGAGTGGCTCGCGAGGGAGTTGCGAAACCGGAGCTACCCCGTCGTCGAGCCCGAGCTGCCGATCGTGGCCGCATCCGTTCCGGGCTCGTTGTTCGAGGCGCTTCGGATGGACGGCTGGCGCATCTCCCGAACCGGCGCGAACGAACTCCGAATCGTCTGTATGCCCCACGTCACCCGAGAGATCCTCGAGACGTTTCTCGCCGACTTCGATCGACTCGAGTCGCGACTGCCAGCCTCGGTTCCGGGCGACGACTGA
- the ppsA gene encoding phosphoenolpyruvate synthase produces the protein MAVLWLDEIGADDLETVGGKGASLGELTGAGLPVPPGFVVTAGTYRTFIEEAEIDEELFAAVDVDVDDSKALSAAADRAQQLIEETPFPEALREEILEAYREVGDGEAFVAVRSSATAEDLPDASFAGQQETFLNVTEDDLLDRVRQCWASLFTQRAIYYRNEQGFDHDAVNIAVVVQQMVEAEKSGVMFTSHPSTGEPTMILEAAWGLGEAVVSGAVSPDNYVVSREDGSVDVTVADKKVMHVKDEETGATVEREVPEERRDERVLSDDEIEALVELGELVEDHYDEPQDVEWAIADSDERSSSGSRLQFGDGDVYMLQSRPITTISDQDEAAADAGAVDAAEGLTDGAGTATAESGGDGTGNVIVNGLGSSPGAVTGPARIVGKLDELDKVGEGDIIVTEMTTPDMVPAMKRAAGIVTDEGGMTSHAAIVSRELGVPAVVGAGTATEVLTDGQIVTLDGDKGAIREGADVSDTGHDPVEEVRPESPVKPMTATEVKVNVSIPEAAQRAAATGADGVGLLRTEHMILSQDKTPERIIETEGVDAYVSELVDGVREVADEFYPRPVRVRTLDAPTDEFRQLEGGEDEPDEHNPMLGYRGIRRSLDKPDVFAHELEAFGRLYEMGYDNVEIMFPLVNDAEDVYRAKELLKESGIDPAKRSWGVMIETPAAALGVEEMAEAGIDFASFGTNDLTQYTLAVDRNNENVADRFDELHPAVLALIGDVIETCREHDVDTSICGQAGSKPEMVRFLVNEGVSSISANIDAVRDVQHEVKRVEQKLLLDSVR, from the coding sequence ATGGCTGTACTCTGGCTGGACGAGATCGGGGCCGACGACCTCGAGACGGTCGGCGGCAAAGGCGCATCCCTGGGCGAGCTTACGGGGGCGGGATTGCCCGTCCCGCCCGGGTTCGTGGTCACGGCCGGGACCTATCGCACGTTCATCGAAGAAGCCGAGATCGACGAGGAGCTGTTCGCGGCCGTCGACGTCGACGTCGACGACTCGAAGGCGCTGTCGGCGGCGGCCGATCGCGCCCAGCAGCTCATCGAGGAGACACCCTTTCCCGAGGCGTTACGCGAGGAGATCCTCGAGGCGTACCGCGAGGTCGGCGACGGCGAGGCGTTCGTCGCCGTGCGCTCGTCGGCGACCGCCGAGGACCTGCCGGACGCCTCCTTCGCCGGCCAGCAGGAGACGTTTCTCAACGTCACCGAGGACGATCTGCTCGATCGGGTCCGGCAGTGTTGGGCGTCGCTGTTTACCCAGCGGGCGATCTACTACCGCAACGAGCAGGGTTTCGACCACGACGCCGTCAACATCGCGGTCGTCGTCCAGCAGATGGTCGAGGCCGAGAAATCCGGCGTAATGTTCACCAGCCACCCCTCGACGGGCGAGCCGACGATGATCCTCGAAGCCGCGTGGGGACTCGGTGAGGCGGTCGTCTCCGGTGCCGTCTCGCCGGACAACTACGTCGTCTCCCGCGAGGACGGGAGCGTCGACGTCACCGTCGCCGACAAGAAGGTGATGCACGTCAAAGACGAGGAAACCGGTGCGACCGTCGAACGCGAGGTTCCCGAGGAGAGACGCGACGAGCGCGTGCTCAGCGACGACGAGATCGAAGCCCTCGTCGAACTCGGCGAACTCGTCGAGGACCACTACGACGAACCCCAGGACGTCGAGTGGGCGATCGCCGACAGCGACGAGCGAAGCTCATCCGGCAGCCGGCTGCAATTCGGCGACGGCGACGTCTACATGCTCCAATCTCGCCCGATCACGACGATCAGCGACCAGGACGAAGCCGCAGCCGACGCAGGGGCGGTCGACGCCGCCGAGGGCCTCACCGACGGGGCCGGCACGGCGACCGCCGAGTCGGGTGGGGACGGCACGGGCAACGTCATCGTCAACGGTCTGGGCTCGAGCCCGGGAGCGGTAACGGGACCGGCACGGATCGTCGGCAAGCTCGACGAGCTCGACAAGGTCGGCGAGGGCGACATCATCGTCACCGAGATGACGACGCCGGATATGGTGCCTGCGATGAAACGAGCCGCCGGCATTGTCACCGACGAAGGCGGGATGACGAGCCACGCCGCGATCGTCTCCCGGGAACTCGGTGTGCCGGCCGTCGTCGGCGCGGGAACCGCGACGGAGGTCCTCACCGACGGCCAGATCGTCACCCTCGACGGCGACAAAGGCGCAATCCGCGAGGGAGCCGACGTGAGCGACACCGGCCACGATCCGGTCGAGGAGGTCCGGCCCGAGTCGCCGGTCAAGCCGATGACCGCGACCGAGGTCAAAGTCAACGTCTCGATCCCCGAGGCCGCCCAGCGGGCGGCAGCGACGGGAGCCGACGGCGTTGGCCTCCTGCGGACGGAGCACATGATCCTCTCGCAGGACAAAACGCCCGAGCGGATCATCGAGACCGAGGGCGTAGACGCCTACGTGAGCGAACTCGTCGACGGCGTCCGCGAGGTCGCAGACGAGTTCTACCCACGACCGGTCCGCGTGCGCACGCTCGATGCCCCCACCGACGAGTTCCGCCAGCTCGAGGGTGGCGAAGACGAACCCGACGAACACAACCCGATGCTCGGCTACCGTGGCATTCGGCGCAGCCTCGACAAACCCGACGTCTTCGCCCACGAACTCGAAGCGTTCGGCCGGCTCTACGAGATGGGCTATGACAACGTCGAGATCATGTTCCCGCTGGTCAACGACGCCGAGGACGTCTACCGCGCAAAGGAACTACTGAAAGAGTCGGGCATCGATCCCGCAAAACGCAGCTGGGGCGTGATGATCGAGACTCCTGCCGCGGCACTCGGCGTCGAGGAGATGGCCGAGGCAGGCATCGACTTCGCCTCGTTCGGGACGAACGACCTCACCCAGTACACGCTGGCGGTCGATCGCAACAACGAGAACGTCGCCGACCGTTTCGACGAACTCCACCCTGCCGTCCTCGCGCTGATCGGCGACGTCATCGAGACCTGCCGCGAGCACGACGTCGACACGAGCATCTGTGGCCAGGCCGGCTCGAAACCCGAGATGGTCCGGTTCCTCGTCAACGAGGGCGTCAGCTCGATCTCCGCGAACATCGACGCGGTTCGTGACGTCCAACACGAGGTCAAACGCGTCGAACAGAAACTGTTGCTCGACTCCGTCCGGTAG